In one Variovorax sp. V213 genomic region, the following are encoded:
- a CDS encoding LysR family transcriptional regulator yields the protein MLNLSRLHLLSELAVLGTIAKVAEAVNLTRPAVSQQLAILEQETGTVLFERSGRGVQLTLAGESLVARAGKVLDLVSEIESDLASAKGSVAGEVRISAFGSVATTFIPAVFESLIREYPQLDLRFEELEPGESLKAAAAKQVDLALVDDSISAEALSSMLYFRPVYEDHFAAVMAASHRLAGASSIGMNDLEAENWAINRNAQTYKTQIVNACHEAGFTPRVVASCRNMAATLEMVRTGYVITVLPALALRAVAADAAFSVIPVHPMMVRRIFVAMAQGTFRRPAIAAVLKALDGVVPRFAESLGVHSAKRA from the coding sequence ATGCTCAACCTGTCTCGCCTTCACCTTCTCAGCGAACTTGCCGTTCTAGGGACCATCGCCAAGGTGGCGGAGGCTGTGAACCTCACACGCCCCGCTGTCTCGCAGCAACTGGCCATCCTGGAACAGGAGACGGGCACCGTGCTGTTTGAGCGCTCAGGCCGAGGCGTTCAACTGACGCTGGCGGGCGAAAGCCTGGTTGCAAGGGCCGGAAAAGTGCTGGATCTGGTGAGCGAGATCGAATCGGACCTCGCGTCGGCCAAGGGCTCCGTGGCGGGCGAAGTCCGGATATCGGCGTTCGGCTCGGTTGCGACGACCTTTATCCCGGCGGTGTTCGAATCGTTGATACGCGAGTACCCCCAGCTTGACCTTCGTTTCGAGGAACTCGAGCCCGGCGAGAGCCTGAAGGCTGCCGCTGCGAAACAGGTCGACCTGGCACTGGTCGATGACTCCATCAGTGCCGAAGCCCTCTCGAGCATGCTGTACTTTCGCCCGGTCTACGAGGACCATTTCGCCGCAGTGATGGCCGCAAGTCATCGACTCGCGGGAGCCTCTTCCATCGGCATGAACGACCTTGAGGCCGAGAACTGGGCCATCAACAGAAATGCGCAGACATACAAAACGCAGATCGTGAATGCCTGCCACGAAGCCGGGTTTACGCCCCGCGTGGTTGCGAGCTGCCGCAACATGGCCGCGACGCTGGAGATGGTGCGTACCGGCTATGTCATCACCGTCCTGCCGGCGCTGGCGCTGAGGGCGGTGGCCGCAGACGCCGCTTTCAGCGTGATCCCCGTCCATCCAATGATGGTGCGACGAATCTTCGTTGCAATGGCCCAAGGGACCTTCCGCCGGCCTGCCATCGCAGCCGTATTGAAAGCCTTGGACGGCGTGGTCCCAAGGTTCGCAGAGAGCCTCGGAGTTCACAGCGCCAAGCGCGCCTGA
- a CDS encoding NAD(P)-dependent oxidoreductase, which translates to MKNVAFIGIGKMGAQMAARLVSAGFKVTVFDPNRSAVDELVSKGAAAAANPKAAAEGADAVLFSLPTPAILKSAITGADGVLASLNKGAVLIDFSTVDPETTKALAAEAAKKGVDFLDAPVSGGVAGATNGKLVVMVGGDAAVLERVTPMLNNLAGRIVHCGDIGAGQLTKLSHNLVVAINTVALGEVLSASVKAGGNLEVLCDVMSAGMAGSKMLDWFQKTLFTAERPAFFAIDLMNKDLGLCLDEFSNYPMPLGQLVKQTYNAARAKGMGGKDSTSVSEIYEELLGVRLQTAA; encoded by the coding sequence ATGAAGAACGTTGCATTTATCGGTATCGGCAAGATGGGCGCGCAAATGGCTGCGCGCCTGGTTTCGGCGGGTTTCAAGGTCACGGTGTTTGACCCGAACCGCAGCGCTGTCGACGAATTGGTATCCAAGGGGGCGGCCGCGGCCGCAAATCCCAAGGCAGCCGCTGAGGGGGCTGATGCAGTTCTGTTCAGCTTGCCTACGCCCGCCATCCTCAAGTCGGCAATCACAGGCGCCGACGGTGTGCTCGCGTCGCTGAACAAGGGTGCGGTCCTGATCGATTTCAGCACCGTCGACCCTGAAACTACCAAGGCTCTGGCTGCCGAGGCAGCCAAGAAAGGTGTCGACTTTCTCGACGCACCGGTCAGCGGTGGCGTTGCAGGTGCCACGAATGGAAAGCTGGTCGTGATGGTCGGTGGCGATGCCGCTGTCCTCGAACGCGTCACGCCGATGCTGAACAACTTGGCCGGACGCATCGTCCACTGCGGCGACATCGGTGCCGGCCAGCTCACGAAGCTGAGCCACAACCTTGTGGTGGCAATCAACACCGTCGCGCTGGGCGAAGTTCTTTCAGCCAGCGTCAAAGCTGGCGGCAACCTGGAAGTGCTGTGCGACGTGATGAGTGCAGGCATGGCCGGCAGCAAGATGCTCGACTGGTTCCAGAAGACGTTGTTCACCGCAGAGCGCCCGGCATTCTTCGCCATCGACCTGATGAACAAGGACCTGGGCCTGTGCCTCGATGAGTTCTCCAACTACCCGATGCCCCTGGGTCAGCTGGTCAAGCAGACCTACAACGCCGCTCGTGCCAAGGGCATGGGCGGCAAGGACTCCACCAGCGTCAGTGAAATCTACGAGGAACTGCTGGGCGTTCGCCTGCAAACCGCCGCGTAA